The Actinosynnema mirum DSM 43827 genomic interval GGCCTGCGCACTGATCCGCCACCGACGCCTCCACTCATTCTGAAAGGAGGTCCGAGAAGACTCAACCTCTTCACCTGCAACCACTCCTCCACAACAACGGCAAATACGCCCCGGATTCCAGTTTGCCAGTAATAGTGTCGACACGCAGACCCACCGGCCGAGAGCAGTCGGAGTGCATCCGAACGGCGGTGTCACGCACTTATCGATCCCTGCAGGGTGAATTCAGGGGAACTTGACGGCGGAACAGCCGTCGAAAGCTTTTCCCTTTCCGTCGTGAAAGTCATTCGAACACGACCGTCGAGGTGGTAATGTATTTGTTGTCGCAGCGGGACGCGCGTGCCAGGGAATTCGACCTGAACCTGCGGAACCCCCTGTCGCTGCCCGGCACGGGGTGGCGGACCGTCTCCCCCGCCGACCTGCCCGCCGCGCAGCGGGTGCTCGATCTGCGGGCCACCGACCCCGGCGGGCTGTTCGCCTCCTCCGCGCGGCTGCTCGGGCCGCCCCACGCGTGGTGCGTGCTGGGGGACAACGTGATCGGCGTGACCGGGTGGTCCGGGGTCTCGCTGGAGGACCAGTACCGGGCCGTGCACGAGGGCGCCGCCGCGTTCATCGCGTCCGCCATGCTCTACCTGCGGGTGTCCGGGAAGGACGCGGGCGCGGCGCTGGACGCGCTGTCACCGCGCGCCGTGTCGGACATGCCCGTCGGCGGGGCGCGCTTCGTCCTGTTCACCACGCCCGCGGGCACGGTGGACGAGGAGGCCGTCGTCGTGCGCACCGGGCCCGACCGGTTCGAGATGTCCTGCGGCGGCGGCAAACCGCCGGGGTGGCTGGCCTCGGTGGCCGAGCAGTTCGACGACGTCACGGTCGGCCCCGGCGACCTGCGCAGCTTCAACATCAAGGGCCCCAACCGGTTGACCGCCGCGCAGAGCCTGGTCGGGCGGGACGACGCCGAGCTGGTCGCGGCGCTGCGGCCGTTCCAGTCCTGCGCGGTGCGGCCCGTCGCGGGCGGTGAGGCGCGCGTCGTGCGCACCATCATCGGCTACGAGGTCTGGGCCGCGCCCGACGTGCTGGCCTCGGTCTGGACGCACCTGCTGACCGAGCGGCCGGGGATCGTGCCGTGCGCGTGGGACCTGCTCAACACCTACCGGCTGGAGTGCCCGGACATCGTGTTCGCGCTCTACCCGGTCGACATGCACTCGGGCACGACGCTGTGGGAGGTCGGCCAGGGCCGTGTGGTGCGCAACAGCGACGGCCACGACCACGTCGGCCGCAAGGCGCTGCTGGAGGCCGAGTACTCGCCCCGGCTGCGGCTGGTGGGCCTGCGCTCGGCCACCGAGGTCGCGCCCCCGGAGACCGGCGGCGTGGTGCTGGACCGGTCCGGCGAGTTCCTCGGCCACGTCACCAGCGCCGCGTTCTCCCCGCGCCACGGGCGCACCCTCGCCTTCGCGCACCTGCTGCCCCAGTGCACCCCCGGCGCCGAGGTGCTGGTGGACGACACGCCGTGGACCACGACACCGCTGCCCGTCGCGGGTGCCCGGTGACCGCTCGGACCGACGTCGTCGTCGTGGGCCTGGGCGTCATGGGCAGCGCGGCCACCGCGGCGCTGGCCGCCTCGGGCCGGAGCGTGATCGGGCTGGACGCCCGCTCCCCCGCCCACCCGGACAGCGCCTCGACGGGCGAGTCCAGGATGCTGCGCCGCGCCTACCCGAGCCACCCCGACCTCGGCCCGCTGACCGGACCGGCGCGCGAGGCGTGGCTGAGCCTGGAACGCCGCGCGGGCGCGCCGCTGCTGCTGCGGACCGGCGGCCTGCTGGTCGACCGGTCCGGCGGGGCGGCGCGGTCGGCGGCGGTCGACGCGGCCCGGCGCGACGGCGTGCCGCACCGCGTGCTCGACGCGCACGAGCTGCGCCGACGCTGCCCCGCGCTGCGCTTCGCCGACGACGACACCGGTTTCCTGGACGAGGAAGCCGGACTGCTGCTGGCCGAGCGGTGCGTGCTGGCGCTGCAGCGCGAGGCCGTGGCCTCGGGCGCCCGGCTGCGGTTCGGCGAGCCCGTCGGCCTGGCGGACCTGCTGGACCGGTGGGCCGACCGGCGCGAGGTGGCGGGCGTGCGGGCCGACCGGCTGGTGCTCGCGCTGGGCGCGTGGCACGGCGCGGCCACCGCGTGGCCACCGCTGCGGGTCGAGCGCACCACCTCGTTCTGGTTCGACCCCGGCGGGCGGGACCTGGGCCCCGACGCGCTGCCGTTCGTGGAGTGGGTCGACGGGGACGGCGAGTTCTGCCTGCTGCCCGCCCTGCCCGGCGGGGTGAAGGCCAAGGCGCACCACACCGGGGAACCCGACCTCCCGCCCGCACGACCGGTCGGCGCGGACGAGGTGGCGCGGGCGCGCACCCGACTGCGCGGGCTCACCGGCCTGGACCTGGAACCGCGCGCCGCCACCGCGTCCTGCTACGCCAACACCGGGGACGGCGCGCTCGTCGTGGCCGCGCACCCAGGGGCGCCGGACGTCGTCGTGGTGTCGGCCTGCTCGGGCCACGGCTTCAAGTTCGCCCCGGTCCTGGCCGACCGGGTGGTCACCACCATCGGGGAGAGGAGCGCGGCGTGAGCGGCATCGCGGTCAGGTCGCCCGGCGGCCTGGAGGTCTCGGCGCTGGGTCTGGGCTGCATGGGCATGAGCGCCTTCTACGGGCGCGCCGACGAGCGGGAGAGCCTGGCGACGCTGCGGCTCGCGCTGGACTCCGGTGTGACTCTGCTGGACACCGCCGACATGTACGGGCCGCACACCAACGAGGAGCTGGTCGGCCGGGCCGTGCGGGGGCGGCGCGACGAGGTGGTGCTGGCCACCAAGTTCGGCATCCTGACCACCGACGACCCGATGGCGAAACCGGTGCGGGGCGACGCCGAGTACGTGCGCCGCAGCTGCGAGGACTCGCTGCGCAGGCTGGGCGTGGACCACCTCGACCTGTACTACCAGCACCGGGTGGACCCGGAGGTGCCGATCGAGGAGACCGTCGGCGCGATGGCCGAGCTGGTGGCGGCGGGCAAGGTGCGCGCGCTGGGGCTGTCCGAGGCGGGCGCCGCCACGATCCGCCGCGCCGCCGCCGTGCACCCGATCGCGGCCGTGCAGAGCGAGTGGTCGCTGTGGTCGCGCGACATAGAGGCCGAGGTGGTGCCCACGTGCCGCGAGCTGGGGATCGGGCTCGTCGCCTACTCGCCGCTGGGCAGGGGGTTGCTGGCGGGCCGGTTCGCCTCCCGCGCCGAGCTGGGGGCGGACGACTACCGGCTGTTCGAGCAGCCCCGGTTCGCCGAGCCGCACATCGGCGGGAACGTGCGCCTGGCCGAGGCGCTGGCCGCCGTCGCCGCCCGACTCGGCGCGACCGGCGGGCAGGCCGCGCTGGCCTGGGTGCTGCACCGGGGGCCGGACGTCGTGCCGATCCCCGGCACCCGGCGGCGCGACCACCTGCTGGAGAACATCGGCGCGCTCGGGCTGCGCCTGGGGCCCGAGGACGTCGCCGAGATCGAGCGGGCCGCGGCGGCGCACCTGGTCGGCGGCGGGCGCACCGCACCCGAGCACGCCGGCCTGCTGAACGGGTGAGGCGCGCGTGGCGGACCCGGACGAGCTCGCGGTGGCGCTGGCCGCCTGCTTGGACACCGCCCGCGCCAGGGAGCGCGCCGCGCGGGCCGACCCGGCCGCGCACCTGGTCACCGAGCTGATCGAGGCCGTGCTGAGCGCGGTCGAGGCGACGGGCCCCGCAGACGGCCGGGAGCGCTGCTTCCGCAGGGCGCTCGACCAGGTGCGGTCCGCGGCGGGCACGGCCAGCTTCGGGCTGGTCTTGAACGCCGACCGGCGGCGGCTCTCGGGTGGCGGCCACCTGCCACCGCCGACGTAGCACACCTGCTGAAGAGGGGACTGTGACGTGCTGGTGCTGGGCATGAACCTCAGCCACGACCGCTCGGCGTGCCTGATCCGCGACGGTGAGGTCGTCGTCGCGATCGAGGAGGAGCGGCTGGACCGGATGAAGCACTCGGAGGGCTTCCTGGTCCACGGCTACTTCGAGAAGCTCACCAAGACGCTGCCGATGCGGTCGGTGACCTACTGCCTGGACGCGGCGGGGGTCGGCATCGACGAGGTGGACCTGGTGGTGGGCAACCGGCCGCTGCACGACGGCGCGGTGCGCAGGCTGCTGCGCGAGCTTCCGCTGCGGGACAAGGGCAAGCTGCGGGAGCTGCCGCAGCCCTCGCACCACCTGGCGCACGCCTGGTGCGCGTACGCCACGGCGCCGTTCGACGACACCGCGATCCTGGTGGTGGACGGCATCGGCAGCAGGCTGCCCGGCACGGGACGGCTGGAGAAGCACTCGTTCTTCCACGCCCGCGACGGCCGCGTCACCCCGGTCGCGGGCACCAGCTACGACGCGGACTTCAGCACGGTCGGGTTGGGCCTGTTCTACGAGTTCTTCACCGCCAAGCTCGGGTTCGTCACCCGCTGGGGGCACCCCGGTTTCGGGGTGTTCGGCTGTGGCGGCTACCTGGAGGCGGGCAAGACGATGGGGCTGGCCCCGTTCGGCAGGCCGCGCCCGGACTGGGGTCCGCTGCTGGAGTACGACGGCGACGACGTGACCGCGCGGATGAGCACCCTGGAGGAGTCGTACGCCAAGTGGCTGGAGGCGGAGGGCGAGGAGTTCTCCGCCGCCGGGCGCGAGGCGTGGCGCACGCCGTTCGCCGAGGACGTCGCCCGCAAGGCGCAGGACGAGCTGGAGGAGGCGATGACACACCTGGCGCGGCGGGCGAGGGAGCTGACCGGTGCGTCCCGGCTGTGCCTGACCGGCGGGGTGGCGCTGAACTCGGTGGCCAACCAGCGGATCAGCGCGGAGGGCCTGTTCGAGCAGGTGCACGTCTCGCCGCCGGCGGGGGACGCGGGCATCGCCATCGGTGCTGCCGCCTACGGCTACCACGAGCTGCTCGGGGGGCGGCGGCGCGGCCGGTTCACCACGGCGGGCGTGGGCAGGCACTACACGGAGCAGGACGTGGACCGCGCGCTCGCGGGCGTCGGCGACCGGGTGCGGTCGCGGCGAGCGGACGTGCGTGAGGTGGCGCGGCTGCTGGCCGACCGGCGCATCGTGGGCTGGTTCCACGGCGGCTCGGAGATCGGGCCCCGCGCGCTGGGCCACCGCAGCCTGCTGGCCGACCCCCGCCACCCCGGGATGCTCGACTACCTGAACACGGTGGTGAAGCACCGGGAGCCGTTCCGGCCCTACGCGCCGTCGGTGCTGGCCGAGCACGCGGGCTCGTGGTTCGACCTGCGCGGCGACAGCCCGTACATGCTGCTGGTGCCGGAGGTGCTGCCCGCGCGGCGCGCCCTGGTGCCCGCGATCACGCACGTGGACGGCACGGCGCGGGTGCAGACCGTCGAGCGGTCGGTGAACCCGCTGTTCCACGAGGTGATCCAGGAGTTCCACGCGCTGACCGGCGTGCCGCTGCTGCTCAACACCTCGTTCAACGACGCGGGCGAGCCGATCGTGGAGACGCCCGAGGACGCGCTGCGCACGTTCCTGCGCACCGAGATCGACCACCTGTACCTGGGTGGGCGCCTGGTCGACAAGCCCGGCCGCGCGCTGCCCACCGGACACCCCGCGACCACGGAGGCAACGGCATGACCGGCGAACCCCGACCCGGCGACGCGTTCGGCGAGGTGCTGCGCGCCGCGCTCGCGCAGCACCGGGGGCAGGAGCAGGCCCGCTCGATCGGCGGGCTCAGGCCCCGCCCGGTGGTGGAGATCGTGGAGCGCGACGACGGTTTCATCCGGGGCGGCCCCGCCGCGTGGTACCTGGCCGGTCCCGAGGAGTGGTGGCCGAGCGAGCGCAAGGCGCTGGAGCGGATCGAGGGCCGCGTGCTGGACATCGGCGCGGGGGCGGGCCGGGTGGCGCTGGCGCTGCAGGAGCGGGGCGTGGACGTGACGGCGCTGGACCCGTCCGGGGGCGCGGTGGAGGTGGCCCTGGAGCTGGGCGTGCGCTCGGTGGTGCAGGAGACGGTGGAGGGGCACCTGCCGTCCGGGGAGCGCTACGACTCCTTCGTGCTGTTCGGGAACAACCTGGGACTGCTGGGGCCGCGCGAGCACGCCCACCGGTTCCTGGCCGACCTGGCGGCGCTGGCCCGGCCGGGCGCGCGGGTCTTCGCGCAGGGCACCGACCCGCACCACAGCAACGACCCGCTGAACCTGGCCTACCACGAGCGCAACCGGGAGCGCGGCAGGCTGCCGGGGCTGTACCGGCAGCGGGTGCGGTTCCGCGACCTGGCCACCGGCTACCTCGACTACCTGCTGTGCTCGGCGGCCGAGCTGGAGGAGCTGGTCGCGGGCACGGGGTGGGCGCTGGTGGACGTGGACGAGCAGGACGCGCCGCTGCTGGTGGCCACGCTGGTGCGCGAGGGCTGAGTTGTCGGAGAAGCCGGTGCCGCCGGGCCGCTCGACGTCCTCGGGCTACTCGGCGGTGTGGCGCCTGCCGGGCGCGCCGTTCCTGCTGGTGGTGGGGGCGGCGGCCCGGCTGGGCGCGGGCATGACGCCGCTGGCGCTGCTGCTGCTGGTGCGGGACTCCACCGGCGGCTACCTGCACGCGGGGCTGGCCGGTGGCTGCTACGCGCTGACGGGCGCGGCGGCCGGTCCCGTGCTGGGCAGGCTCGCGGATCGGCTCGGGTCGGCCCGTGTGCTGGTGGCGGCCGGGGTCGCGCACGCCTGCGCGTTGCTGCTGCTGGTGGCGGTGGCCGGGTGGTCGTGGGCGGCGGTGTGCGCGGCGGCGACGGCGGCGGGGGCGAGCTACCCGCCGTTGACGCCGGTGGTGCGCGGCGCGTGGAGCGTGATGGCGGCGCGGGAGCTTCGCCGGACGGCGATGGCGGCGGAGAGCGCGGTGTTCGAGCTGGTGTTCGTGGCGGGGCCGTTGCTGGTGTCGATCTCGGTGTTGCTGTCCTCGCCCGCCGGGGCGCTGGTGTGCGCGGCGGTGACAACGCTGCTGGGGTCGTTGGCGCTGTCGCGGTCGGCGGCGCTGCGCGGGCCGAGGGCCGCGGTGGCGACGACGGGGCTGGGGCCGCTGCGCGTGCCAGGGTTCCCCGCCGTGCTGGTGTGCGTGGGCGCGCTGGGCGTGGGGTTCGGGATGGTGTCGGTGGCGGTGCCTGCGGCGGCCGAGGGGACGGCGGGGGCGGCGGGGGTGCTGCTGGCGCTGTGGGGGTTGGGCTCCGGGGTCGGCGGTCTGTGGTTCGGGCTCAGGCGCGGCGGTGGCGCCGGGACGCGCCAGCTGGCGGTGCTGCTGTGGCTGAACGCGCTGGCCACGGCGGCGCTGGCGCTGGCGGCGGGGCCGGTCGCGCTGGGGGTGGCGATCGTGCTGGCCGGGCTGGTGATCGCGCCCGCGCTGACGGTGTACCTGCTGCTGGTGGACCGGATCGTGCCGGACGGGATGCTGACCGAGGCGCACACGTGGGTGGCTGCGCTGCCGGTGGCGGCGAACTCGGCGGGCGGGGCGGTGGCGGGGGCGCTGGTGGACGGGCCTGCCGGAACGGCGGTGGCGTTCGCGGCGGCGGGCGGGGTGATCGCGCTGGCGGCGGCGACGGCGGCGCGGACCCGTGGGCCGATCGACCGGGCCGAGCGGGCGGCGCAGGGGTGAGGACACCCGTCCCCGACCCACTCGGGATGTGGATCACCGAGTAGGTCGGGGGCGCCGCCGAGCGCGTCGGGGCGGTCCTCCAGGAGGAAGTGGCCGCTGTCGAAGAGGTGGAACTCGACGTCCTCGAGGTCGCGCTTGTACGGGTGGGCGCCCTCCGCGGGGAAGATCACGTCGTTCGCGCCCCAGACGCCCAGGGTCGGGGGCTGCTTGGCGCGCAGCCAGTCCTGGACCGCCGGGTAGAGGGCGGGGTTGGTGCCGTAGTCGAGGAAGTAGTCGAGCTGGACGTCCTCGTTGCCGGGACGGTCGAGGAGGGCCTGGTCGAGGGTGCAGTTGTCCGGGGAGACGCGCTCCGGGTGGGCCATGCCGTCGGTGTGCTGGAACTTCGTGGTCTCCGGGGTGACCAGGCCGCTGAGGGCCTCGCGGTTCCGCGGGGTGGGGTCGGCCCAGTAGCGCTTGATCGGGGCCCAGAAGTCGTCGTCCAGGCCCTCGTCGTAGGCGTTGCCGTTCTGCACGACCAGCGCGGTGATCGCGTCCGGGTCGGCCAGTGCGAGGCGCCAGGCGGTGGGGGCGCCGTAGTCGAAGACGTTGACCGCGTAGCGGGTGACGCCGAGGCGGGTCAGGAGCGCGCGGACCAGGTCGGCGGCGCGGTCGAAGGTGCAGGGGAACTCGGTGTGGTCGGGCGCGGCGCTCTGGCCGAAGCCCGGCAGGTCGGGGGCGATCACGGGGAAGCGGTCGGCGAGGTGCGGGATGAGGTTGCGGAACATGTGCGACGAGGTCGGGAAGCCGTGCAGCAGGAGCACGACGGGGGCGTCGGCCGGGCCCGCTTCCCGGTAGAAGAGCTCGAAGGCGTCCAGGTTCTCGGTCTTGTGGTTGACGATCACCGGCGCGGTGGACGAGGCGGGCGTGGGCCAGGGCAGCCGATCGGTCGCGACCGGCTCGCCGCCTTCCTGCGCTCGGCGGGCCGGGCGCTGGAGGGGTGCCGGGTGGGCGGCTTCGCCTACGACGCGGGCGTCGTGGGCGACCCGGACCTGCGCGCGGGCCTCGACTCGACCTTCACCGAACTGGGCGCCCTGGTGGAGGAGGCGGTGCGGGCGGGCCAGGAGGACGGCTCGCTGATCCCCGGCCCCGACCCGGCGAAGACCGCAGCGGCGCTGATCGCCGCCGTCGAAGGCGCGTTCGTGCTCACGCGGGCGACCGGACGGCAGGGGTCGGCGGACGCCGCGACCTCGGGCATCCTCGCACTGCTGACCAACGACTGACCAACGACTGACGACCGGACGACGGACGGACGGCTGCCGGACGACGGACGGACGGCTGCCGGACGACGGACGGACGGCTGCCGGACGACCGACCTGGGCCCGACCGCTCAACCGCACACCCCCCGAGCGCGCACCCCGCGCCGGGTTCAAGGAACGACCTGCCAGGGATGGTGAGCGTGGAGACGACCGGAAAGACGGATCTCGACTTCTCCTTCGACCCGGTGTGCCCGTTCGCGTGGATGACGAGCAAGTGGGTCCGGATCGTGCAGGCGCGGCGCGGGTCGGCCGTCGACTGGCGGTTCATCTCGCTGCGCCTGATCAACTCGCACGTCGACTACGACAGCCACTTCCCGCCGGAGTACGAGGCGCGGCACACCGCGGGCCTGCGACTGCTGCGGGTCGCCTCGGCGGTGCGGGAGCGGCACGGGCGCGAGGCGGTCAGACCGCTGTACGCCGCGCTCGGCGCCCGGATCATGGAGTCGGCCCCCGACGCGGGACGCGCGCCGGGCTGGCAGGGCGCGCCGGAGCTGGCCGCCGACGCGCTCGCCGAGGCCGGGCTGCCGACCTCGCTCGCGGAGTCCCTGGACGACGCCTCGCGCGACGCGGAGATCCAGGCCGAGTCGGACGAGGCGCTGTCCCTGACCGGCAAGGACGTCGGCACCCCGATCCTGCGCTTCGCCCCGCCGAACGGCACGGCGCTGTTCGGCCCGGTGATCAGCAGACTGCCCGACGAGGACCAGGCGGTGGCCCTGTGGGACCACGTCGCCGCCCTCGCCGCCTTCCCCGGTTTCGCCGAGCTGAAGCGCAGCCTGCGCGAACAGCCGCAACTGCCCTCGTTCGGCGTCACGGCGCAGGAGACGGGCCCGGTCGAGGACTGGCACGCCGGGAGCCGCAGGCTGAAGAAGTAGACCTACGGCCCACGTGCGCCCCGACAGGGCAGCACAGGAGGGCGACAAGGACGCGACAGGCCCCGGCGAGGCGCGGCAGGGGCGGCCGGGGAGCGACAAGGCGCGGTAGGACGCTGCGGGCCCGGCGGCGGGGGCGGCGTACCCGACAACCGGCGACCCCACACCCGGCGTCCCCCACACCCGGCGACCCCACACCCGGCGTCCCCCACACCCGGCGTCCCCGCGCCTGGCGTTCCCCACGCTCGACGACGACCCCCAGCGCCGTCGAGCGCGAGGTCTGCCCCTACCTCCGCCTGACGGCGTAGGTCAGGTGGGTCACCCCCTCGCCGGGTTCGGCGCGGACCTGGTCCAGGGCCACCCTGGACGCGTCCACGCCCTCGAACAGGCGGATGCCCGCGCCGAACAGCACCGGGGACAGGGCGAGGGTGAACTCGTCCACCAGTCCGGCGTTCAGGTGGCGCAGGATCGTCTCGCCGCCACCCGACACGCGCACGTCCCGGTCACCGGCGGCCTCACGCGCCTGGGCCAGCGCGGACTCGACGCCGTCGTTCACGAAGTGGAACGTGGTGCCGCCCCGGCGCTCCCAGGGGGCGCGGCGCTCGTGGGTCACGACGAACACCGGGGTGTGGAACGGCGGGTCGTCGGGCCAGGCGTGCTCGCCCGCGTCGAACATGCGCTTGCCCATCACGCTCGCGCCGGTGCGCTCGAACGTCGCCCGGACGATCTCGTTGTCCCGCCCCTCCGCGCCGCCGGAGCCGAGCTTGAGGTTCTCCCGGAAGAACCGCTGCCGGAAGGCCCAGCCCTGCAGCTCCATCCACTGCCGCCCCATCAGCTCCTCGGCGCTCTCGGGGGCGATGAAGCCGTCCAGGGACATCGACACGCTGAAGAACACCGTGCCCGCCATCAGATTCGCTCCCCCGCGCCATCCGTGACGTGAGCAGACCCGGCCACCGGCGAGACCCCGGTCACCGGAGCACCACCAGCGGCCCGAGCGGCCCCGGCGGCGGGCGAGAGCCCGGTGGCACCAGCACCCCCGGTGACGTAAGCCGCCAGGTTGCCGAGGGTCTGCCTGCCGCCCTCGACCGCGTGGTACTTCTCGACCGCCTCGGCGCGCGCCTCCCGCGTGGGGAACACCGTGCGCAGCTCGACGCGCGTCCCCGCCCCCTCCGGCTCGAACGTCAGCACCGTCTCGAACGCGTTCGGGTCGTCGCGGAACTCCCCGTGCCGCAACGTGATCCGCTCCGGCGGGGCGATCCCGGTCCAGGTGATCCACTCCTGGTAGTCCGTCCCGTCCGGCCCGCGCATCACGAACTCCCACTCCCCCCCGACGCGGAACTCGAACGCGCGCGTCGTCGTGGTGAACCCGTCCGGCCCCCACCACCGCGCCAGGTGCCGGACCTCGGTGAACGCCTCGAACACCAGCTCCCTCGGCGCGTCCACGACCCTGGAGACCACGACCTCGCGGTCGGCGACCGTTTCCACCCGCTACTCCCCCTGCCTCTCCTGCTTCAGCTCCTGCAGGTACCCGTCGAGCCGGTCGAAGCTCTCGCTCCAGAACCGCTCGAACCCGCCCGACCACTCGTGCACCGACCGCAACCCCCGCGCGTCCAGGCAGTACAGGCGCTGCTTGCCCGCCTTGCGATCCCGCACCAGCCCCACCTCCCGGAGCACGCGCAGGTGCTTGGACGCGCGCGGCTGGGTCATCCCGAGCCGGTCGGCCAGCTCGGTCACCGGCCACTCGCGCGACCGCAGCAGCCCCAGGATCTCCCGGCGCTGCGGTTCGGCGATCGCGTTGAAGACGTCCGAGGTGGTCGCTGCTCGTGCCATGGGCAAATCATATGCCCATATCGGCACGCGTCAAGGCGCAGTGGGCGGAGATCCACCGAAAGAGTGGTCAGAACCCGGAAACCCGCAGCTCAGGCGCGAGGCG includes:
- a CDS encoding glycine cleavage T C-terminal barrel domain-containing protein, producing the protein MYLLSQRDARAREFDLNLRNPLSLPGTGWRTVSPADLPAAQRVLDLRATDPGGLFASSARLLGPPHAWCVLGDNVIGVTGWSGVSLEDQYRAVHEGAAAFIASAMLYLRVSGKDAGAALDALSPRAVSDMPVGGARFVLFTTPAGTVDEEAVVVRTGPDRFEMSCGGGKPPGWLASVAEQFDDVTVGPGDLRSFNIKGPNRLTAAQSLVGRDDAELVAALRPFQSCAVRPVAGGEARVVRTIIGYEVWAAPDVLASVWTHLLTERPGIVPCAWDLLNTYRLECPDIVFALYPVDMHSGTTLWEVGQGRVVRNSDGHDHVGRKALLEAEYSPRLRLVGLRSATEVAPPETGGVVLDRSGEFLGHVTSAAFSPRHGRTLAFAHLLPQCTPGAEVLVDDTPWTTTPLPVAGAR
- a CDS encoding FAD-dependent oxidoreductase, with product MTARTDVVVVGLGVMGSAATAALAASGRSVIGLDARSPAHPDSASTGESRMLRRAYPSHPDLGPLTGPAREAWLSLERRAGAPLLLRTGGLLVDRSGGAARSAAVDAARRDGVPHRVLDAHELRRRCPALRFADDDTGFLDEEAGLLLAERCVLALQREAVASGARLRFGEPVGLADLLDRWADRREVAGVRADRLVLALGAWHGAATAWPPLRVERTTSFWFDPGGRDLGPDALPFVEWVDGDGEFCLLPALPGGVKAKAHHTGEPDLPPARPVGADEVARARTRLRGLTGLDLEPRAATASCYANTGDGALVVAAHPGAPDVVVVSACSGHGFKFAPVLADRVVTTIGERSAA
- a CDS encoding aldo/keto reductase, which encodes MSGIAVRSPGGLEVSALGLGCMGMSAFYGRADERESLATLRLALDSGVTLLDTADMYGPHTNEELVGRAVRGRRDEVVLATKFGILTTDDPMAKPVRGDAEYVRRSCEDSLRRLGVDHLDLYYQHRVDPEVPIEETVGAMAELVAAGKVRALGLSEAGAATIRRAAAVHPIAAVQSEWSLWSRDIEAEVVPTCRELGIGLVAYSPLGRGLLAGRFASRAELGADDYRLFEQPRFAEPHIGGNVRLAEALAAVAARLGATGGQAALAWVLHRGPDVVPIPGTRRRDHLLENIGALGLRLGPEDVAEIERAAAAHLVGGGRTAPEHAGLLNG
- a CDS encoding carbamoyltransferase family protein, whose translation is MLVLGMNLSHDRSACLIRDGEVVVAIEEERLDRMKHSEGFLVHGYFEKLTKTLPMRSVTYCLDAAGVGIDEVDLVVGNRPLHDGAVRRLLRELPLRDKGKLRELPQPSHHLAHAWCAYATAPFDDTAILVVDGIGSRLPGTGRLEKHSFFHARDGRVTPVAGTSYDADFSTVGLGLFYEFFTAKLGFVTRWGHPGFGVFGCGGYLEAGKTMGLAPFGRPRPDWGPLLEYDGDDVTARMSTLEESYAKWLEAEGEEFSAAGREAWRTPFAEDVARKAQDELEEAMTHLARRARELTGASRLCLTGGVALNSVANQRISAEGLFEQVHVSPPAGDAGIAIGAAAYGYHELLGGRRRGRFTTAGVGRHYTEQDVDRALAGVGDRVRSRRADVREVARLLADRRIVGWFHGGSEIGPRALGHRSLLADPRHPGMLDYLNTVVKHREPFRPYAPSVLAEHAGSWFDLRGDSPYMLLVPEVLPARRALVPAITHVDGTARVQTVERSVNPLFHEVIQEFHALTGVPLLLNTSFNDAGEPIVETPEDALRTFLRTEIDHLYLGGRLVDKPGRALPTGHPATTEATA
- a CDS encoding class I SAM-dependent methyltransferase, with the translated sequence MTGEPRPGDAFGEVLRAALAQHRGQEQARSIGGLRPRPVVEIVERDDGFIRGGPAAWYLAGPEEWWPSERKALERIEGRVLDIGAGAGRVALALQERGVDVTALDPSGGAVEVALELGVRSVVQETVEGHLPSGERYDSFVLFGNNLGLLGPREHAHRFLADLAALARPGARVFAQGTDPHHSNDPLNLAYHERNRERGRLPGLYRQRVRFRDLATGYLDYLLCSAAELEELVAGTGWALVDVDEQDAPLLVATLVREG
- a CDS encoding MFS transporter; this encodes MTPLALLLLVRDSTGGYLHAGLAGGCYALTGAAAGPVLGRLADRLGSARVLVAAGVAHACALLLLVAVAGWSWAAVCAAATAAGASYPPLTPVVRGAWSVMAARELRRTAMAAESAVFELVFVAGPLLVSISVLLSSPAGALVCAAVTTLLGSLALSRSAALRGPRAAVATTGLGPLRVPGFPAVLVCVGALGVGFGMVSVAVPAAAEGTAGAAGVLLALWGLGSGVGGLWFGLRRGGGAGTRQLAVLLWLNALATAALALAAGPVALGVAIVLAGLVIAPALTVYLLLVDRIVPDGMLTEAHTWVAALPVAANSAGGAVAGALVDGPAGTAVAFAAAGGVIALAAATAARTRGPIDRAERAAQG
- a CDS encoding TetR family transcriptional regulator C-terminal domain-containing protein — translated: MVDDHRRGGRGGRGPGQPIGRDRLAAFLRSAGRALEGCRVGGFAYDAGVVGDPDLRAGLDSTFTELGALVEEAVRAGQEDGSLIPGPDPAKTAAALIAAVEGAFVLTRATGRQGSADAATSGILALLTND
- a CDS encoding dihydrofolate reductase family protein: MAGTVFFSVSMSLDGFIAPESAEELMGRQWMELQGWAFRQRFFRENLKLGSGGAEGRDNEIVRATFERTGASVMGKRMFDAGEHAWPDDPPFHTPVFVVTHERRAPWERRGGTTFHFVNDGVESALAQAREAAGDRDVRVSGGGETILRHLNAGLVDEFTLALSPVLFGAGIRLFEGVDASRVALDQVRAEPGEGVTHLTYAVRRR
- a CDS encoding SRPBCC family protein; its protein translation is METVADREVVVSRVVDAPRELVFEAFTEVRHLARWWGPDGFTTTTRAFEFRVGGEWEFVMRGPDGTDYQEWITWTGIAPPERITLRHGEFRDDPNAFETVLTFEPEGAGTRVELRTVFPTREARAEAVEKYHAVEGGRQTLGNLAAYVTGGAGATGLSPAAGAARAAGGAPVTGVSPVAGSAHVTDGAGERI
- a CDS encoding ArsR/SmtB family transcription factor, encoding MARAATTSDVFNAIAEPQRREILGLLRSREWPVTELADRLGMTQPRASKHLRVLREVGLVRDRKAGKQRLYCLDARGLRSVHEWSGGFERFWSESFDRLDGYLQELKQERQGE